From a single Oceanobacillus kimchii X50 genomic region:
- a CDS encoding CotY/CotZ family spore coat protein, producing MGCGKNYDTGSCVADILKDIVDAQNDIVENCCDTSCDQSINDLLGENDTSNGLDTVPVILYCKDCKPFKGFGAVREHRSKIGDILSSFIFRVKKVDKDNCAVLELLLSDGESCGYDHLKDPTEQSTHDLEATGICITVDLDCFCHVTCLPAINAFR from the coding sequence ATGGGTTGTGGAAAAAATTACGATACGGGAAGTTGCGTAGCAGATATTTTAAAAGATATTGTTGACGCTCAAAATGACATTGTAGAAAATTGCTGTGATACGAGCTGTGATCAATCCATCAACGACTTGCTAGGTGAGAACGATACCTCTAACGGTTTAGATACAGTTCCAGTTATCCTATATTGCAAGGATTGTAAACCATTCAAAGGATTTGGTGCTGTTCGTGAACACAGAAGCAAAATTGGCGATATCCTTTCTAGCTTCATCTTCCGTGTCAAAAAAGTAGATAAAGATAATTGCGCAGTTCTTGAATTGCTACTCAGTGACGGAGAAAGCTGTGGATATGATCACTTAAAAGATCCAACTGAACAAAGCACACATGATTTAGAAGCTACAGGCATTTGTATTACTGTAGATTTAGATTGTTTCTGTCATGTAACTTGCTTACCAGCAATCAATGCATTTCGTTAA
- a CDS encoding alpha/beta hydrolase: MGRKGKMIEKRMDSDYLHESMSIQIYQPESFSDLYKYDICIMQDGNDYFQMGRVATLSDRLHESKEINNTVFVGIHYKDKYDRRKKYHPSGEQNKAYIKFLVHEVVPLLDSIIPTYHMGRSRSLIGDSLAGTLALMTAIQYPNTFGKIAMQSPYVDDTVLEAVDKIDNLSTIDIYHTIGTAETDVSMTDGNRADFLTPNRRLHDILQEKGATYLYHELDEGEHTWKYWQKDMKRLLTSLFE; the protein is encoded by the coding sequence GTGGGAAGAAAAGGGAAAATGATTGAAAAAAGAATGGATAGCGATTATCTACATGAATCGATGTCTATACAAATTTATCAGCCAGAATCATTTTCTGACTTATACAAATATGATATTTGTATCATGCAAGACGGGAATGATTATTTCCAAATGGGTAGAGTAGCGACTTTAAGTGATCGATTACATGAATCAAAAGAAATAAATAATACAGTTTTTGTTGGTATTCATTACAAGGATAAATATGATCGAAGAAAAAAATATCATCCTTCTGGTGAACAGAATAAAGCTTATATAAAGTTTCTTGTCCATGAAGTAGTACCTTTATTAGATTCAATAATTCCTACTTATCATATGGGTAGATCACGTAGTCTAATTGGAGACTCTCTAGCTGGCACATTAGCACTGATGACTGCTATTCAGTACCCAAATACGTTTGGAAAAATCGCTATGCAGTCTCCATATGTAGATGATACAGTACTGGAAGCAGTTGATAAAATTGATAATCTTTCAACTATCGATATATATCATACTATTGGTACAGCTGAAACAGATGTTTCTATGACAGATGGAAACCGGGCTGATTTCTTAACACCAAACCGCAGACTTCATGACATTTTGCAAGAAAAAGGTGCTACTTACCTCTACCATGAACTAGATGAAGGTGAACACACCTGGAAGTATTGGCAAAAAGACATGAAACGATTATTAACGAGTTTATTTGAATAA
- a CDS encoding YjcG family protein: MKYGIAIFPSKSIQDQANALRKRYDPRYSLIPPHLTLKESFEADEETLNETVEELRKIAKETEPFHIQINKVSTFEPVTNTIYFKVEPIQELNDLHSKLHEGKFDDNQTHPFVPHITIAQELEHDEFSDILGRLQMEGFNLEDYVDRFQLLYQLDNESWTVYQTFVLGKD, from the coding sequence ATGAAATACGGTATTGCAATATTTCCATCTAAATCAATCCAAGATCAAGCTAACGCTTTAAGAAAACGATATGATCCACGTTATTCATTAATACCACCTCACTTAACATTAAAAGAATCTTTTGAAGCTGACGAAGAAACATTAAATGAAACAGTTGAGGAACTTCGTAAGATTGCAAAAGAAACAGAGCCTTTTCATATTCAAATTAATAAAGTAAGTACATTTGAGCCAGTAACAAATACCATTTATTTCAAAGTAGAACCAATTCAAGAGCTTAATGACTTGCATTCAAAATTACATGAAGGTAAATTTGATGATAATCAGACGCATCCATTTGTACCGCATATCACAATTGCTCAAGAATTGGAGCACGATGAGTTTTCCGATATCTTAGGAAGATTACAAATGGAAGGTTTTAATTTGGAAGATTACGTTGACCGTTTTCAACTACTGTATCAATTGGACAACGAATCTTGGACAGTGTACCAAACATTCGTTTTAGGAAAGGATTAA
- a CDS encoding YetF domain-containing protein, whose amino-acid sequence MSGYFSMFFEMVIGFVALFLVTKILGKTQISQITPFDFIAALLLGELVGNALFDQNAGIIDILFVITIYAVIMYTSEIISQKYKHTRHMLEGFPSIVIYNGKLIRDTMKKNKLDINQLQHLLRTKDTFSIQEVEFAVLEANGTLSILKKSDYQMPTRKDLKLSATEVDLSTTLINDGEVIMDNLKEKNLSIEWLSEQIKKEGYERIEDVFYAEYIKDKPLFLLPYLNRNHQKWDAD is encoded by the coding sequence ATGAGTGGTTATTTCAGCATGTTTTTTGAGATGGTGATTGGTTTTGTTGCACTTTTTCTTGTTACTAAAATTCTTGGGAAAACGCAGATATCACAAATAACTCCCTTTGACTTTATTGCAGCATTATTACTTGGAGAATTAGTAGGAAATGCTCTATTTGATCAAAATGCTGGAATCATTGATATATTATTCGTTATTACCATTTATGCAGTAATTATGTATACCTCAGAAATTATCTCACAAAAATACAAGCACACTCGCCACATGTTAGAGGGTTTTCCTTCCATTGTAATTTATAACGGGAAGTTAATTCGAGACACTATGAAGAAAAACAAACTAGATATTAATCAGTTACAGCATTTACTTCGTACAAAGGATACATTTTCTATTCAAGAAGTTGAATTTGCCGTTTTAGAAGCGAATGGCACATTATCGATTTTAAAAAAATCGGACTATCAAATGCCTACTCGAAAAGATTTAAAATTGAGTGCAACAGAAGTCGATTTATCAACAACATTGATTAATGATGGTGAAGTAATAATGGATAATTTAAAGGAAAAAAATCTCAGTATAGAATGGTTATCGGAACAGATTAAAAAAGAGGGTTATGAACGGATAGAGGATGTATTTTATGCAGAGTATATCAAGGACAAACCTCTTTTCCTTCTTCCCTATTTAAATCGTAATCATCAAAAATGGGATGCGGACTAA
- a CDS encoding GNAT family N-acetyltransferase, with the protein MRVKIAESREELEQAYHIRMVVFVEEQEVPAEEELDEHDATATHFLAFENDTAIAASRLRYTDDGYGKLERICVLKDHRGKSVGQQLINAMEEEIKHQNYHKAKLNAQTHALNFYKKLGYRVISEEFMDAGIPHVTMLKNL; encoded by the coding sequence ATGAGAGTTAAAATTGCAGAATCAAGAGAAGAATTGGAACAAGCATATCATATTCGAATGGTTGTATTTGTAGAAGAACAGGAAGTACCAGCTGAAGAAGAGTTAGATGAGCATGATGCTACTGCTACTCATTTTTTAGCCTTTGAGAATGATACTGCTATTGCAGCAAGTCGCTTAAGGTATACAGATGATGGTTATGGCAAATTAGAAAGAATTTGTGTTTTAAAAGATCATCGTGGAAAATCTGTTGGCCAACAATTGATAAACGCGATGGAAGAAGAAATAAAACATCAAAATTATCATAAGGCAAAATTAAATGCGCAAACTCACGCACTAAATTTCTATAAGAAATTAGGCTACCGTGTGATATCAGAAGAATTTATGGATGCAGGAATTCCGCATGTAACGATGCTAAAAAACTTATAA